From the Anguilla anguilla isolate fAngAng1 chromosome 6, fAngAng1.pri, whole genome shotgun sequence genome, one window contains:
- the ccdc167 gene encoding coiled-coil domain-containing protein 167, with the protein MTKPKERKKEKISVASEIDRIEERKSLCEDSLERAEFRRRREELSDQEREALEDEMTIMTERIQKYENQLEELRGENRRNMLLSVALLLISALFYYAFNS; encoded by the exons ATGACGAaaccaaaagaaagaaagaaagaaaaaataagtgtCGCCAGTGAG ATTGACCGCATCGAGGAGCGCAAATCGCTCTGCGAGGACAGCCTGGAAAGGGCGGAGTTCAGACGGCGCCGAGAGGAGCTTTCTGACCAGGAAAG AGAAGCTCTAGAAGATGAAATGACGATTATGACAGAGAGAATCCAGAAGTATG AGaaccagctggaggagctgcgtggagagaacaggaggaacaTGCTGCTGTCGGTTGCCCTGTTGCTCATCAGCGCCCTCTTCTACTATGCCTTCAACAGCTAG
- the kif25 gene encoding kinesin-like protein KIF25 isoform X1: MPLFINRDQIFAHQVHLLEHKLRSKEERILELETENALLHLRLAECLGKLRRDNEDILQAQKHHQHQKHVQESTQTALAKLLSEVQVLKQDLRDVSAVYVSCATELEEHSRELQMRVGAASCAPQGDAGEIQALQAQVDALQHSLQEEKERCKAERLRRKLLHNALVELRGNIRVHCRVRPVLPFDSAPGQSASGTGEAVLTPVVLPSSTLSEEVVHAVNDDSVLVNCSKSGASAMSKMFEFERVHGPEDSQENVSDEVKPLLTSLLDGYNVCIMAYGQTGSGKTHTMIGSQTEDLMGPEGTPLQGIIPKSAAELFRLISEKPAESYTVEVSVVEVYNNEVFDLLSKDGEGGAAGVKRDVITTSTGTSEVPALTYELVCSSADVMQVLSAVLRLRARSPTLVHRDSSRSHLIVTLTVTSKSPNALALARRLQSARKDVQRSHQKEWWSPRCRRAASGRRRLDEQSASPASSPCHSPCHSPYPSPRPSIAQAPIRTKLQLVDLAGSECVGMSGVTGAALWETSCINRSLSALSDVLGALAEQRPHVPYRNSKLTHLLQDSIGGDAKLLVMLCVSPTQRFLAESLQSLGFGTRARQVQREPARRKNAALKIKRV, from the exons ATGCCATTATTTATAAACCGAGACCAAATTTTTGCTCACCAGGTACATTTACTTGAACACAAACTTCGG AGTAAAGAGGAACGTATTTTGGAGCTGGAGACTGAAAATGCTCTCCTCCACCTGAGACTTGCGGAG TGTCTGGGCAAACTTCGCAGAGATAATGAAGACATTCTTCAAGCCCAGAAGCACCACCAGCACCAGAAACATGTGCAGGAAAGCACACAAACTGCTCTAGCTAAGCTTCTCTCTGAAGTCCAG GTGCTGAAGCAGGATCTACGTGATGTGTCTGCCGTGTATGTGAGCTGTGCCACTGAGCTGGAGGAGCACAGCAGGGAGCTCCAGATGAGAGTTGGCGCTGCCAGCTGTGCCCCTCAGGGAGACGCGGGCGAAATACAGG CCTTGCAGGCTCAAGTGGATGCTCTGCAGCACTCCCtacaggaagagaaggagaggtgCAAGGCAGAGAGGTTGAGGAGGAAGCTTCTCCACAATGCTCTGGTT GAGCTGAGGGGGAACATCAGAGTTCACTGTCGGGTGCGTCCAGTTCTGCCCTTTGACAGTGCACCAGGACAGTCAGCCTCAGGGACTGG AGAAGCTGTACTCACTCCTGTTGTTCTACCTAGTTCCACATTATCAGAGGAGGTTGTACACGCAGTCAATGAT GACTCTGTTCTTGTGAACTGTTCCAAATCTGGGGCCTCAGCGATGAGCAAAATGTTCGAGTTTGAGAG GGTACATGGTCCGGAGGACTCCCAAGAAAATGTTTCTGATGAAGTGAAGCCGCTGTTGACCTCTCTGCTGGATGG GTACAATGTGTGTATTATGGCATATGGTCAGACGGGCAGTGGGAAGACACACACGATGATCGGATCTCAGACTGAGGACCTCATGGGACCTGAGGGAACCCCACTACAGGGTATCATCCCCAAATCAGCTGCAGAGCTCTTCAG GTTGATCTCAGAGAAGCCGGCTGAGAGCTACACAGTGGAGGTGTCGGTGGTGGAGGTGTACAACAACGAGGTGTTCGACCTCCTGTCCAAAGACGGCGAAGGCGGGGCCGCGGGGGTGAAGAGGGACGTGATCACCACCAGCACGGGCACCAGTGAGGTGCCTGCTCTCACCTACGA GTTGGTGTGCAGCTCAGCGGATGTGATGCAGGTGCTCAGCGCCGTGCTCAGGCTCAGAGCCCGCAGCCCTACCCTGGTCCACAGAGACTCCTCCCGCTCCCACCTCATCGTCACGCTCACCGTCACCTCCAAGAGCCCCAATGCCCTGGCGCTGG CTCGTAGGCTGCAGAGCGCCCGGAAGGACGTCCAGCGATCGCACCAGAAGGAGTGGTGGAGCCCCCGCTGCCGTAGGGCCGCCTCCGGCCGCCGCAGGCTGGACGAGCAGTCggcaagccccgcctcctccccctgccactCCCCCTGCCACTCGCCGTACCCCTCCCCCAGGCCGAGCATCGCCCAGGCCCCCATCAGGACCAAGCTGCAATTGGTGGACCTGGCCGGCAGCGAATGCGTGG GTATGTCGGGGGTGACTGGAGCTGCCCTGTGGGAGACGTCCTGCATCAATCGCAGCCTCTCGGCTCTGTCGGACGTTCTGGGCGCGCTGGCCGAGCAGCGTCCTCACGTGCCCTACAGGAACAGCAAGCTGACGCATCTGCTGCAGGACTCTATCG GAGGAGATGCCAAGCTGCTGGTGATGCTGTGCGTCTCCCCCACGCAGAGGTTCCTGGCGGAGTCACTGCAGTCCCTGGGCTTCGGGACCAGGGCCCGGCAGGTGCAGAGAGAGCCTGCGCGGAGGAAGAACGCAGCCCTCAAGATTAAACGAGTTTAA
- the kif25 gene encoding kinesin-like protein KIF25 isoform X2, which produces MPLFINRDQIFAHQVHLLEHKLRSKEERILELETENALLHLRLAECLGKLRRDNEDILQAQKHHQHQKHVQESTQTALAKLLSEVQVLKQDLRDVSAVYVSCATELEEHSRELQMRVGAASCAPQGDAGEIQALQAQVDALQHSLQEEKERCKAERLRRKLLHNALVELRGNIRVHCRVRPVLPFDSAPGQSASGTGSTLSEEVVHAVNDDSVLVNCSKSGASAMSKMFEFERVHGPEDSQENVSDEVKPLLTSLLDGYNVCIMAYGQTGSGKTHTMIGSQTEDLMGPEGTPLQGIIPKSAAELFRLISEKPAESYTVEVSVVEVYNNEVFDLLSKDGEGGAAGVKRDVITTSTGTSEVPALTYELVCSSADVMQVLSAVLRLRARSPTLVHRDSSRSHLIVTLTVTSKSPNALALARRLQSARKDVQRSHQKEWWSPRCRRAASGRRRLDEQSASPASSPCHSPCHSPYPSPRPSIAQAPIRTKLQLVDLAGSECVGMSGVTGAALWETSCINRSLSALSDVLGALAEQRPHVPYRNSKLTHLLQDSIGGDAKLLVMLCVSPTQRFLAESLQSLGFGTRARQVQREPARRKNAALKIKRV; this is translated from the exons ATGCCATTATTTATAAACCGAGACCAAATTTTTGCTCACCAGGTACATTTACTTGAACACAAACTTCGG AGTAAAGAGGAACGTATTTTGGAGCTGGAGACTGAAAATGCTCTCCTCCACCTGAGACTTGCGGAG TGTCTGGGCAAACTTCGCAGAGATAATGAAGACATTCTTCAAGCCCAGAAGCACCACCAGCACCAGAAACATGTGCAGGAAAGCACACAAACTGCTCTAGCTAAGCTTCTCTCTGAAGTCCAG GTGCTGAAGCAGGATCTACGTGATGTGTCTGCCGTGTATGTGAGCTGTGCCACTGAGCTGGAGGAGCACAGCAGGGAGCTCCAGATGAGAGTTGGCGCTGCCAGCTGTGCCCCTCAGGGAGACGCGGGCGAAATACAGG CCTTGCAGGCTCAAGTGGATGCTCTGCAGCACTCCCtacaggaagagaaggagaggtgCAAGGCAGAGAGGTTGAGGAGGAAGCTTCTCCACAATGCTCTGGTT GAGCTGAGGGGGAACATCAGAGTTCACTGTCGGGTGCGTCCAGTTCTGCCCTTTGACAGTGCACCAGGACAGTCAGCCTCAGGGACTGG TTCCACATTATCAGAGGAGGTTGTACACGCAGTCAATGAT GACTCTGTTCTTGTGAACTGTTCCAAATCTGGGGCCTCAGCGATGAGCAAAATGTTCGAGTTTGAGAG GGTACATGGTCCGGAGGACTCCCAAGAAAATGTTTCTGATGAAGTGAAGCCGCTGTTGACCTCTCTGCTGGATGG GTACAATGTGTGTATTATGGCATATGGTCAGACGGGCAGTGGGAAGACACACACGATGATCGGATCTCAGACTGAGGACCTCATGGGACCTGAGGGAACCCCACTACAGGGTATCATCCCCAAATCAGCTGCAGAGCTCTTCAG GTTGATCTCAGAGAAGCCGGCTGAGAGCTACACAGTGGAGGTGTCGGTGGTGGAGGTGTACAACAACGAGGTGTTCGACCTCCTGTCCAAAGACGGCGAAGGCGGGGCCGCGGGGGTGAAGAGGGACGTGATCACCACCAGCACGGGCACCAGTGAGGTGCCTGCTCTCACCTACGA GTTGGTGTGCAGCTCAGCGGATGTGATGCAGGTGCTCAGCGCCGTGCTCAGGCTCAGAGCCCGCAGCCCTACCCTGGTCCACAGAGACTCCTCCCGCTCCCACCTCATCGTCACGCTCACCGTCACCTCCAAGAGCCCCAATGCCCTGGCGCTGG CTCGTAGGCTGCAGAGCGCCCGGAAGGACGTCCAGCGATCGCACCAGAAGGAGTGGTGGAGCCCCCGCTGCCGTAGGGCCGCCTCCGGCCGCCGCAGGCTGGACGAGCAGTCggcaagccccgcctcctccccctgccactCCCCCTGCCACTCGCCGTACCCCTCCCCCAGGCCGAGCATCGCCCAGGCCCCCATCAGGACCAAGCTGCAATTGGTGGACCTGGCCGGCAGCGAATGCGTGG GTATGTCGGGGGTGACTGGAGCTGCCCTGTGGGAGACGTCCTGCATCAATCGCAGCCTCTCGGCTCTGTCGGACGTTCTGGGCGCGCTGGCCGAGCAGCGTCCTCACGTGCCCTACAGGAACAGCAAGCTGACGCATCTGCTGCAGGACTCTATCG GAGGAGATGCCAAGCTGCTGGTGATGCTGTGCGTCTCCCCCACGCAGAGGTTCCTGGCGGAGTCACTGCAGTCCCTGGGCTTCGGGACCAGGGCCCGGCAGGTGCAGAGAGAGCCTGCGCGGAGGAAGAACGCAGCCCTCAAGATTAAACGAGTTTAA